One genomic window of Centroberyx gerrardi isolate f3 chromosome 15, fCenGer3.hap1.cur.20231027, whole genome shotgun sequence includes the following:
- the erlec1 gene encoding endoplasmic reticulum lectin 1 isoform X1 — MMDGLLLVFLGGLLEVCSGVSANRGGYPSFTDEIPFKITWPGAEFTLPMSGAFYNEDDFVIMTTTEKEKYKCLLPSLSAGDEDEDKLYDGPDPGALLEPLFKQSSCSYRIESYWTYEVCHGKHIRQYHEEKETGQVSKISVQEYFLGNMAQKSQTTGTEKVEEADNAKSEPEKEVPTKNIEGQLTPYFALEMGNGTPCVLKHNHPRSTSVLYVCHPEAKHEILSIAEVTTCEYEVVVLTPLLCAHPKYRFKSSPVNAIFCQALSGSPLRPQRLAQLDREQEEQLKPPFSAAPEPREEEVSPVREEAFTSTHKPMTVGGQTQVTVGTTHISRLTDDQLIKEFLSGSYCLHGGVGWWKYEFCYGKHVHQYHEDKEQGKNIVAVGSWSAEEHLDWAKKNVARSYQLKDDGVQKVKLVSHFYGHGDVCDLTGKPRQVIVKLKCKESESPHAVTVYMLEPQTCQYILGVESPVICRILDTADEHGLLSISN; from the exons ATGATGGATGggctgctgttggtgtttctcGGTGGTCTGCTGGAGGTTTGCAGCGGAGTCTCGGCAAACAGAGGGGGGTATCCGTCCTTTACGGATGAAATCCCTTTCAAAATCACCTGGCCAGGCGCGGAATTCACGCTG CCAATGTCTGGTGCATTTTACAACGAAGATGACTTCGTCATCATGACAAcgacagagaaggagaaataCAAATGCCTCTTGCCTTCCTTGTCAGCTGGAGATGAG GATGAGGACAAGCTGTACGACGGACCTGATCCAGGAGCCCTGCTGGAGCCGCTCTTCAAACAGAGCAGCTGCTCCTACAGG ATTGAGTCGTACTGGACATATGAAGTATGCCATGGGAAGCATATAAGACAGTACCATGAAGAAAAGGAGACTGGGCAGGTCAGT AAAATCAGTGTTCAGGAGTACTTCTTGGGAAACATGGCGCAGAAAAGCCAAACTACAGGGACGG AAAAAGTGGAGGAGGCAGATAATGCAAAATCAGAACCTGAGAAAGAG GTGCCCACTAAGAATATAGAGGGTCAGCTGACTCCCTATTTCGCGCTGGAGATGGGGAATGGGACTCCCTGTGTGCTGAAACACAACCATCCTCGCTCCACCTCTGTGCTGTACGTCTGCCACCCAGAGGCCAAGCATGAGATCCTGTCCATCGCTGAGGTCACCACCTGTGAATATGAGGTGGTGGTGCTGACTCCGCTGCTCTGCGCGCACCCAAAATACAG GTTCAAGTCTTCCCCGGTGAACGCCATATTCTGCCAGGCTCTGTCAGGCTCCCCTCTGCGGCCTCAGCGGCTCGCCCAGCTGGACCGAGAGCAAGAGGAACAACTCAAGCCACCTTTCAGCGCCGCCCCCGAGCCCAGGGAG GAGGAGGTGTCACCGGTGAGAGAGGAGGCCTTCACCTCCACTCACAAGCCCATGACTGTGGGCGGGCAAACTCAGGTCACCGTCGGCACCACGCACATCTCCCGTCTGACAGACGACCAGCTGATCAAGGAGTTCCTCAGCGGCTCGTACTGTCTGCATGGG ggggTGGGCTGGTGGAAATATGAATTCTGTTACGGAAAGCATGTGCATCAGTACCATGAG GATAAAGAGCAAGGCAAGAACATTGTGGCGGTGGGGAGCTGGAGTGCTGAGGAGCATCTTGATTGGGCCAAGAAGAACGTTGCTCGCTCCTACCAGCTCAAAGATGACGGCGTGCAGAAAGTCAA GTTGGTTTCCCACTTTTATGGCCACGGGGATGTGTGTGATCTGACAGGGAAGCCCAGACAGGTCATCGTCAAGCTCAA atGCAAGGAGTCTGAGTCTCCCCATGCTGTCACTGTCTATATGCTGGAGCCTCAGACCTGTCAGTACATCCTTGGG GTTGAGTCTCCAGTCATATGCAGGATTCTCGACACTGCTGATGAGCATGGACTCCTGTCAATCTCCAACTAA
- the erlec1 gene encoding endoplasmic reticulum lectin 1 isoform X2 translates to MMDGLLLVFLGGLLEVCSGVSANRGGYPSFTDEIPFKITWPGAEFTLPMSGAFYNEDDFVIMTTTEKEKYKCLLPSLSAGDEDEDKLYDGPDPGALLEPLFKQSSCSYRIESYWTYEVCHGKHIRQYHEEKETGQKISVQEYFLGNMAQKSQTTGTEKVEEADNAKSEPEKEVPTKNIEGQLTPYFALEMGNGTPCVLKHNHPRSTSVLYVCHPEAKHEILSIAEVTTCEYEVVVLTPLLCAHPKYRFKSSPVNAIFCQALSGSPLRPQRLAQLDREQEEQLKPPFSAAPEPREEEVSPVREEAFTSTHKPMTVGGQTQVTVGTTHISRLTDDQLIKEFLSGSYCLHGGVGWWKYEFCYGKHVHQYHEDKEQGKNIVAVGSWSAEEHLDWAKKNVARSYQLKDDGVQKVKLVSHFYGHGDVCDLTGKPRQVIVKLKCKESESPHAVTVYMLEPQTCQYILGVESPVICRILDTADEHGLLSISN, encoded by the exons ATGATGGATGggctgctgttggtgtttctcGGTGGTCTGCTGGAGGTTTGCAGCGGAGTCTCGGCAAACAGAGGGGGGTATCCGTCCTTTACGGATGAAATCCCTTTCAAAATCACCTGGCCAGGCGCGGAATTCACGCTG CCAATGTCTGGTGCATTTTACAACGAAGATGACTTCGTCATCATGACAAcgacagagaaggagaaataCAAATGCCTCTTGCCTTCCTTGTCAGCTGGAGATGAG GATGAGGACAAGCTGTACGACGGACCTGATCCAGGAGCCCTGCTGGAGCCGCTCTTCAAACAGAGCAGCTGCTCCTACAGG ATTGAGTCGTACTGGACATATGAAGTATGCCATGGGAAGCATATAAGACAGTACCATGAAGAAAAGGAGACTGGGCAG AAAATCAGTGTTCAGGAGTACTTCTTGGGAAACATGGCGCAGAAAAGCCAAACTACAGGGACGG AAAAAGTGGAGGAGGCAGATAATGCAAAATCAGAACCTGAGAAAGAG GTGCCCACTAAGAATATAGAGGGTCAGCTGACTCCCTATTTCGCGCTGGAGATGGGGAATGGGACTCCCTGTGTGCTGAAACACAACCATCCTCGCTCCACCTCTGTGCTGTACGTCTGCCACCCAGAGGCCAAGCATGAGATCCTGTCCATCGCTGAGGTCACCACCTGTGAATATGAGGTGGTGGTGCTGACTCCGCTGCTCTGCGCGCACCCAAAATACAG GTTCAAGTCTTCCCCGGTGAACGCCATATTCTGCCAGGCTCTGTCAGGCTCCCCTCTGCGGCCTCAGCGGCTCGCCCAGCTGGACCGAGAGCAAGAGGAACAACTCAAGCCACCTTTCAGCGCCGCCCCCGAGCCCAGGGAG GAGGAGGTGTCACCGGTGAGAGAGGAGGCCTTCACCTCCACTCACAAGCCCATGACTGTGGGCGGGCAAACTCAGGTCACCGTCGGCACCACGCACATCTCCCGTCTGACAGACGACCAGCTGATCAAGGAGTTCCTCAGCGGCTCGTACTGTCTGCATGGG ggggTGGGCTGGTGGAAATATGAATTCTGTTACGGAAAGCATGTGCATCAGTACCATGAG GATAAAGAGCAAGGCAAGAACATTGTGGCGGTGGGGAGCTGGAGTGCTGAGGAGCATCTTGATTGGGCCAAGAAGAACGTTGCTCGCTCCTACCAGCTCAAAGATGACGGCGTGCAGAAAGTCAA GTTGGTTTCCCACTTTTATGGCCACGGGGATGTGTGTGATCTGACAGGGAAGCCCAGACAGGTCATCGTCAAGCTCAA atGCAAGGAGTCTGAGTCTCCCCATGCTGTCACTGTCTATATGCTGGAGCCTCAGACCTGTCAGTACATCCTTGGG GTTGAGTCTCCAGTCATATGCAGGATTCTCGACACTGCTGATGAGCATGGACTCCTGTCAATCTCCAACTAA
- the gpr75 gene encoding putative G-protein coupled receptor 75 — translation MNTTGTPSDLVDVPRQQNFSGTLGAHTPSGWAVIHTATLTSCSLLLVFIFCLGSYGNLVVFLSFFDPAFRKFRTNFDFMILNLSFCDLFICCVTAPMFALVLFLDAGGGDGVSKSFCFAFHLTSSGFIIMSLETVAVIALHRLRMVLGQQPNRTASFPCTLALTALLWTSSFTMAALLTMRAYPRKDGPCLPHFGLAGGQARVVLYVYLADFAFCVAVVSVSYLMIAQTLRKNAQVRKCPVITVDASRPPPPPPLIAAGFEGMQCAVQAPSLYRNQTYNKLQHVQTHSYANRSSQPLVPGAAQGATCCQLVSTVNLATAKDSKAVVTCIVIVFSVLLCCLPMGVSLAQDVLSPESSFAHYQFELCGFVLIFLKSGINPFVYSRNSAGLRRRVLCCLQWVALGFLCCKQKTRLHAMGKGSLEVNRNKSSHHETNSAYVLSPKPQRRLVDQACGPSHSRDCAGSPRATGGRKPRPPSTSTPINTRIEPYYSIYNSSPSAGPSSPNSLQPVSSQTFGFAKSYVAMHYHTHQDALQDFESTSVHQIPIPSV, via the coding sequence ATGAACACCACTGGTACACCATCAGACCTGGTGGATGTGCCGAGACAGCAGAACTTCAGCGGCACCCTGGGGGCACACACCCCCTCAGGCTGGGCCGTGATCCACACTGCCACCttgacctcttgctctctcctcctcgtcttcatcTTCTGTCTGGGCTCTTACGGCAACCTGGTGGTGTTCCTGTCCTTTTTCGACCCCGCGTTTCGCAAGTTCCGCACCAACTTCGACTTCATGATCCTCAACCTATCCTTCTGCGATTTATTCATCTGCTGTGTGACTGCCCCCATGTTTGCGCTGGTGCTCTTCCTAGACGCCGGGGGAGGAGACGGAGTGTCAAAGAGTTTCTGCTTTGCCTTCCACTTGACCAGCTCGGGCTTCATCATCATGTCCCTGGAGACGGTGGCTGTCATCGCCTTGCACAGACTGCGCATGGTCCTGGGGCAGCAGCCCAACCGCACTGCCTCCTTCCCCTGCACGCTGGCCCTCACTGCCCTGCTGTGGACGTCCAGCTTCACCATGGCTGCCCTCCTTACCATGCGAGCTTATCCACGTAAAGACGGACCCTGCTTGCCCCACTTTGGCCTGGCAGGCGGGCAGGCCAGGGTCGTACTGTACGTCTACCTGGCGGACTTTGCCTTTTGTGTGGCTGTGGTGTCGGTGTCCTACCTGATGATCGCTCAGACACTGAGGAAGAACGCACAGGTGAGGAAATGTCCTGTCATCACTGTAGATGCCTcacgccccccaccccctccccctctcattGCAGCAGGCTTCGAGGGCATGCAGTGTGCAGTTCAGGCCCCCTCTCTCTACCGCAACCAGACttacaacaaactgcagcaTGTTCAGACTCACTCCTACGCCAACAGGAGCAGCCAGCCTCTGGTGCCAGGAGCTGCCCAAGGAGCCACCTGCTGTCAGCTGGTCTCTACAGTCAATCTGGCCACAGCCAAGGACTCTAAGGCAGTGGTCACCTGTATAGTGATCGTGTTCTCTGTGCTGCTTTGCTGCTTGCCTATGGGAGTTTCACTGGCACAGGATGTCTTGTCACCAGAGAGCAGCTTTGCACATTACCAGTTTGAACTGTGCGGCTTCGTGCTCATTTTTCTCAAGTCGGGCATCAATCCGTTTGTGTACTCACGCAACAGCGCAGGCCTCCGCCGCCGCGTGCTGTGCTGCCTCCAGTGGGTGGCACTGGGCTTTCTCTGTTGCAAGCAAAAGACTCGCCTGCATGCTATGGGGAAGGGCAGCCTGGAAGTGAATCGCAATAAATCCTCCCATCATGAGACCAACTCAGCCTACGTACTGTCGCCCAAGCCCCAAAGGAGGCTGGTAGACCAGGCTTGTGGGCCCAGTCACTCCAGGGATTGTGCTGGCAGCCCAAGGGCCACAGGTGGACGCAAACCTCGCCCCCCCAGCACCTCCACACCCATCAACACCCGCATTGAGCCctactacagtatatataacaGCAGTCCCTCTGCAGGGCCCAGCTCCCCCAACAGCCTGCAGCCTGTCAGCTCTCAGACATTTGGCTTTGCTAAGTCCTATGTAGCCATGCACTACCACACTCACCAAGATGCACTGCAAGACTTTGAAAGCACCTCTGTGCACCAGATTCCCATACCCTCAGTCTAG